The following coding sequences are from one Sphingobium sp. RAC03 window:
- a CDS encoding acyl-CoA dehydrogenase family protein: protein MSVAPFPIADDAHPTARAAAVAPRLMELGARYDAAPVFPIDSMQCLAAAGLHRCFAPVASGGLDFGGDEEAWHLCLFDVLRVIGRADLSVGRLYEGHVNAMILFDHFATTAQQHGLGQRLDAGAFYGMWATEPPPGVKMVGRTLQGAKSFATGAGGLAHAIITVQPEDGARQLVVVAADDAARANLSQWRVRGMRATGSGLYDLTGMVVAPEDMLGAPGDYDREPLFTTGAWRFTAVQLGGIEALLIETRKAISDVARDDPVQRAKFADAVAATRTAYLWVREAALRAARDDADGPAFARMTRGVVERAALDVMELAARIVGTRSAMDGQRIDKISRDLSLYLRQGGPDYARDQAALAWLDHDAWGAEDLLW, encoded by the coding sequence ATGAGCGTAGCGCCCTTCCCTATCGCGGACGACGCGCATCCGACGGCGCGGGCTGCCGCCGTTGCGCCAAGGCTGATGGAATTGGGGGCGCGCTATGACGCCGCGCCGGTCTTTCCGATCGACAGTATGCAGTGCCTGGCGGCGGCGGGCCTGCATCGCTGCTTTGCGCCGGTCGCAAGTGGCGGGCTTGATTTTGGCGGCGACGAGGAGGCTTGGCATCTATGCCTGTTCGATGTCCTGCGGGTTATCGGTCGCGCGGACCTGAGCGTTGGGCGGCTGTATGAAGGGCATGTCAATGCGATGATCCTGTTCGATCATTTCGCGACGACCGCGCAACAGCATGGTCTCGGCCAGAGGCTGGATGCGGGGGCCTTTTACGGCATGTGGGCGACCGAGCCGCCGCCGGGTGTGAAGATGGTTGGTCGGACGCTGCAAGGGGCCAAGTCCTTCGCCACGGGTGCGGGTGGGCTGGCGCATGCGATTATCACTGTACAGCCGGAGGACGGCGCGCGGCAATTGGTCGTGGTTGCAGCGGACGATGCGGCGCGGGCTAATTTGTCGCAATGGCGGGTGCGGGGGATGCGCGCGACGGGCAGCGGGCTGTATGATCTGACCGGGATGGTGGTTGCGCCCGAAGACATGTTGGGCGCGCCGGGCGATTATGATCGCGAACCGCTGTTCACCACCGGGGCCTGGCGGTTTACGGCGGTGCAACTGGGCGGCATCGAAGCGCTGTTGATCGAGACGCGCAAGGCGATCTCGGATGTGGCGCGCGACGATCCGGTGCAGCGCGCGAAATTCGCCGATGCGGTGGCGGCCACACGCACCGCTTATCTGTGGGTGCGCGAGGCGGCGCTGCGCGCGGCGCGAGACGATGCCGATGGTCCGGCGTTCGCGCGGATGACGCGCGGCGTGGTGGAGCGCGCGGCTTTGGATGTCATGGAACTTGCGGCGCGGATCGTGGGCACGCGCAGCGCGATGGACGGGCAGCGGATCGACAAGATCAGCCGCGACTTAAGCCTCTATCTGCGCCAGGGTGGTCCCGATTATGCGCGGGATCAGGCGGCATTGGCCTGGTTGGATCATGATGCCTGGGGCGCGGAGGATTTGTTATGGTGA
- a CDS encoding glycosyltransferase — protein sequence MTRRPIGYYVHHHGAGHRARAQAIAAASDWPITLLGTGVGEAGIDLPDDRPLSGRFDGVDGSERRPAALHYAPIDHEGVRLRVARVAQWIATERPALMVVDVSVEMAMLARLASVPTICVRLNGARSDVPHLEAFRGAAGLLAPFHADLELESTPAWVRERTRYLPGITTAVAGAVPPSGRILVVIGRGGAPGDGARLAQAARACPDVQWRVIGPVSAVGDCPPNLDIAGWVEDAAREIAAADVVIGGAGEGLVGAVLVADRPFICMPEARPFGEQQATASGLARLGATVVLQDWPEAATWPSLLAQAKALSPQARRRLHDPQGARTAAIWLSEQAAAA from the coding sequence ATGACGCGGCGACCGATCGGTTATTATGTCCATCATCATGGTGCCGGACATCGGGCACGCGCGCAGGCGATCGCCGCCGCGAGCGACTGGCCGATCACATTGCTGGGGACCGGCGTAGGCGAGGCCGGGATCGATTTGCCCGACGATCGGCCGTTGTCGGGCCGGTTCGATGGCGTGGATGGCAGCGAAAGGCGGCCCGCAGCGCTCCATTATGCGCCGATCGACCATGAAGGCGTACGGTTGCGCGTGGCGCGGGTGGCGCAATGGATCGCGACGGAACGGCCAGCGCTGATGGTGGTGGATGTTTCGGTGGAGATGGCCATGCTGGCCCGGCTGGCATCGGTGCCGACCATCTGTGTTCGATTGAATGGCGCGCGCAGCGATGTGCCGCATCTGGAGGCCTTTCGCGGTGCGGCGGGGTTGTTGGCCCCCTTTCATGCCGATCTGGAGCTGGAATCGACGCCGGCGTGGGTGCGCGAGCGGACGCGCTATCTGCCAGGCATTACGACCGCCGTGGCGGGGGCGGTGCCGCCGTCCGGCCGTATATTGGTAGTCATCGGCCGCGGCGGTGCGCCGGGCGATGGCGCGCGTTTGGCGCAGGCGGCGCGGGCGTGCCCGGATGTGCAATGGCGGGTGATCGGGCCGGTGTCGGCGGTCGGCGATTGCCCGCCCAATCTGGATATTGCGGGTTGGGTCGAGGATGCGGCGCGGGAGATCGCGGCGGCCGATGTGGTAATCGGCGGAGCGGGTGAAGGACTGGTCGGCGCGGTATTGGTCGCGGATCGGCCGTTCATCTGCATGCCCGAAGCGCGGCCTTTTGGTGAGCAGCAGGCTACGGCCAGCGGTCTGGCGCGTCTGGGTGCGACGGTGGTGCTGCAAGATTGGCCGGAGGCAGCGACATGGCCGTCCTTGCTGGCGCAGGCGAAGGCTTTGTCTCCGCAAGCGAGGAGGCGGTTGCACGATCCGCAAGGCGCGCGAACGGCGGCGATCTGGCTTAGCGAACAGGCGGCAGCGGCATGA
- a CDS encoding glycosyltransferase: MVEPTINFCVCVPARNEAERLPVLLAALAAQDWPGPVMVSIGVNNTSDDSLDVIGRAQRRYGARLDIAVVVADFAPGLAHAGSARKLAMDAGLARIAMAGDGVLVSTDADSRPPVDWLCNIAKAVDRGADMVGGRIDIDSQEPLPPAVSALRSAWDSYWAAVRAIEDAIDPLPWDIAPRHGDHTGASLAIRASIYEACGGVPLLATGEDRALVTAALARGARLAHPADVRISVSPRLDGRAAGGMASAMQQLYRDAAEGGRPMAPAFDHWRERAMWRRRLRARADGHALIARSEPLLPPMPHDMALEIRA; the protein is encoded by the coding sequence ATGGTTGAGCCGACGATCAATTTTTGCGTCTGTGTGCCGGCACGGAACGAGGCCGAACGGTTGCCGGTGCTGCTTGCGGCATTGGCGGCGCAGGATTGGCCGGGTCCGGTGATGGTGTCGATCGGCGTCAACAATACGAGCGACGACAGTCTTGACGTGATTGGCAGGGCGCAACGGCGATATGGCGCGCGGCTAGACATTGCTGTGGTCGTTGCCGATTTCGCGCCGGGGCTGGCGCATGCCGGATCGGCGCGCAAGTTGGCGATGGATGCGGGGCTGGCGCGGATTGCGATGGCCGGAGATGGCGTGCTGGTCAGTACCGATGCCGATAGTCGGCCGCCGGTCGATTGGCTGTGCAATATCGCCAAGGCTGTGGACCGGGGCGCGGATATGGTGGGTGGCCGGATCGATATCGATAGCCAGGAGCCCCTGCCCCCGGCCGTTTCGGCGCTGCGTTCGGCATGGGATTCTTATTGGGCGGCGGTGCGCGCGATCGAGGATGCGATCGACCCCCTCCCCTGGGATATTGCGCCGCGCCATGGCGATCATACGGGGGCTTCACTGGCGATCCGTGCGTCTATCTATGAAGCATGTGGTGGTGTGCCCTTGCTCGCGACGGGTGAGGATCGGGCGTTGGTGACGGCGGCATTGGCGCGGGGCGCGCGGCTCGCCCATCCGGCTGATGTGCGAATTTCCGTGTCGCCGCGCCTGGATGGGCGCGCGGCGGGCGGCATGGCGAGTGCCATGCAGCAGCTTTACCGGGACGCGGCGGAAGGCGGTCGGCCCATGGCCCCCGCCTTCGACCATTGGCGCGAGCGGGCGATGTGGCGCAGGCGGTTGCGCGCGCGGGCCGATGGTCATGCGCTGATCGCACGAAGCGAGCCATTATTGCCGCCGATGCCGCATGATATGGCGCTGGAGATCCGCGCATGA
- a CDS encoding glycosyltransferase family 4 protein, translating into MRIGIIAHLKHPIAEPFAGGLEMHTHLLARSLRDRGHAVTVFASSRSEPALGLEAICTETAMTSVGTTEASDIAFFREHHAYLSLMTGLRNRDFDIIHNNALHYLPLTMADSLPMPMVTTLHTPPFCWLESGIRLCEAPNHALVAVSQSVAAQWSHVAPADAVILNGIDLRKFVFRAQADSAPYLVWYGRIVPEKGLHLAIEAARLIGLPLRIAGPVLDEDYYRTVIAPTLGADIIHVGHLAHSELAQLVAGASAFLCTPLWDEPYGLVVAEALACGVPVAAFARGAIPEILDSSCGVLATPDDVGSLAQAGRAALALDRRACRARAEQMCDANRMVESYEALYRQQIELGRPVPRDGRAAMHLVPPSSPESLRAMLHG; encoded by the coding sequence ATGCGGATTGGCATTATCGCCCATCTCAAGCATCCTATTGCAGAGCCGTTTGCGGGCGGTTTGGAGATGCATACGCATCTTCTGGCCCGTTCTTTGCGGGATCGCGGTCATGCCGTGACCGTCTTTGCGTCATCGCGCTCCGAACCCGCATTGGGGCTGGAGGCGATCTGTACCGAGACGGCGATGACGTCCGTCGGGACCACGGAAGCGAGCGACATCGCCTTCTTTCGCGAGCATCATGCTTACCTCAGCCTGATGACCGGTTTGCGGAACCGGGATTTCGACATCATTCACAATAATGCGCTCCATTATCTACCGCTGACCATGGCCGACAGTCTACCGATGCCGATGGTCACGACGCTGCACACGCCGCCCTTCTGCTGGCTGGAAAGTGGCATTCGCCTGTGCGAAGCGCCCAATCATGCGCTGGTGGCGGTATCGCAGTCGGTGGCGGCGCAGTGGAGCCATGTCGCGCCCGCCGATGCGGTCATCCTCAATGGGATCGACTTGCGGAAATTCGTCTTTCGCGCGCAGGCCGACAGCGCGCCCTATCTGGTCTGGTATGGGCGGATCGTGCCGGAAAAGGGGTTGCATCTGGCGATCGAGGCGGCGCGCCTTATCGGCTTGCCGTTGCGCATCGCCGGGCCGGTGCTGGATGAGGATTATTATCGGACGGTGATAGCGCCTACGTTGGGCGCGGACATCATCCATGTCGGCCATTTGGCACATAGCGAACTGGCGCAGTTGGTGGCTGGAGCCAGCGCGTTTCTGTGTACGCCTTTATGGGACGAGCCCTATGGGCTGGTCGTGGCCGAGGCATTGGCCTGCGGCGTGCCGGTCGCTGCTTTTGCGCGGGGTGCGATCCCGGAAATTCTTGATTCCAGTTGTGGGGTTTTGGCCACGCCTGATGATGTCGGGTCGCTGGCGCAGGCGGGGCGCGCGGCGCTGGCGCTCGATCGGCGGGCCTGCCGCGCGCGGGCGGAGCAGATGTGCGACGCTAACCGCATGGTGGAAAGCTATGAGGCGCTCTATCGGCAGCAGATCGAGCTTGGCAGGCCGGTGCCGCGCGATGGCCGGGCGGCCATGCATCTGGTGCCGCCGTCCTCGCCGGAATCCTTGCGTGCGATGTTGCATGGTTGA
- a CDS encoding catalase — MAPPPPPADGVSDVYAEPQADGGETHQIGGGDVATLTTAQGIPVADNQNSLKQGARGPTLMEDMHFREKMFHFDHERIPERVVHARGYGAHGYFELTESLSDVTRADVLQRVGEKVPAFVRFSTVAGSKGSADLARDVRGFAVKLYTQEGNWDLVGNNIPVFFIQDAIKFPDLVHAAKPEPDRDFPQAQTAHDNFWDFISLSPESMHMIMWTMSDRAIPRSLRTMEGFGVHTFRLVDAEGKSTFVKFHWKPKQGLQSVAWNEAVKINGADPDFHRRDLWDAINAGDFPEWELGVQLFDDAFADSFDFDVLDATKLIPEELIPVRIVGRLVLDRVVDNFFAETEQVAFCTQNVPPGIDFSNDPLLQGRNFSYLDTQLKRLGGPNFTHIPINAPKCPMAHFQQDGHMAMRNPKGRANYEPNSWGAEQGGPREDPAKGFVSVATVEDGPKQRVRSESFADHYSQARQFYISQMPIEQKHIGDAIVFELSKVERPDIRSRTVSHLRNIDEELAATVADGLGMALPEPAKAARATIMDLPPSDALSILKNGPDNFKGRKLGILLTDGADAKMFDALVKAVDKEGAVYEVIAPKIGGVTLSDGTAVAAKQKIDGGPSVLYDAVAVVASADGAALLAMDAAAKDFVTDAFAHCKFMGLTAEAQILFEKAGIADDLDEGCLPLATAKDATSLLTACRGLRHWPREMTVDLDAVPDA, encoded by the coding sequence ATGGCCCCGCCGCCACCGCCCGCCGATGGCGTGTCCGACGTTTATGCCGAACCGCAGGCGGATGGCGGCGAGACGCATCAGATTGGAGGCGGTGACGTCGCCACCTTGACGACCGCCCAGGGCATTCCCGTCGCGGACAACCAGAATTCGCTCAAGCAAGGCGCGCGCGGGCCGACGCTGATGGAAGATATGCATTTTCGCGAGAAGATGTTTCACTTCGATCATGAGCGTATTCCAGAGCGCGTCGTTCATGCCCGTGGCTATGGCGCGCATGGCTATTTCGAGCTGACGGAATCGCTGAGCGATGTGACCCGCGCCGATGTGCTGCAGCGGGTGGGCGAGAAGGTGCCTGCGTTCGTGCGCTTTTCGACTGTTGCCGGATCGAAGGGGTCAGCCGACCTTGCCCGCGATGTGCGCGGCTTTGCGGTCAAGCTCTATACGCAGGAAGGCAATTGGGATCTGGTCGGCAATAACATCCCGGTCTTTTTCATTCAGGATGCGATCAAATTTCCCGATCTGGTGCATGCCGCCAAGCCTGAGCCGGATCGGGATTTCCCGCAGGCGCAGACCGCGCATGACAATTTCTGGGATTTCATCAGCCTGTCCCCTGAATCCATGCATATGATCATGTGGACCATGTCCGACCGGGCGATCCCGCGTTCGCTGCGCACGATGGAAGGCTTTGGCGTCCATACGTTCCGCCTGGTCGATGCCGAGGGCAAGTCGACCTTCGTCAAATTCCATTGGAAGCCCAAACAGGGTTTGCAGTCGGTCGCGTGGAACGAGGCGGTCAAGATCAACGGGGCGGACCCGGATTTCCATCGCCGCGACCTGTGGGACGCGATAAATGCGGGCGATTTTCCGGAATGGGAATTGGGCGTGCAATTGTTCGACGATGCGTTCGCCGACAGTTTCGATTTCGATGTTCTCGACGCGACCAAGCTGATCCCCGAAGAATTGATCCCGGTGCGGATCGTCGGGCGGCTGGTGCTTGATCGGGTGGTCGATAATTTCTTTGCCGAAACCGAGCAGGTCGCTTTCTGCACGCAGAATGTGCCGCCCGGCATCGACTTCAGCAACGATCCGTTGTTGCAGGGTCGCAATTTCTCCTATCTCGATACGCAGCTCAAGCGGTTGGGCGGTCCCAACTTCACCCATATCCCCATCAATGCGCCCAAATGCCCGATGGCCCATTTCCAGCAGGACGGGCATATGGCGATGCGCAATCCCAAGGGTCGGGCCAATTACGAGCCCAATAGCTGGGGCGCCGAACAGGGTGGTCCGCGCGAAGATCCGGCCAAGGGTTTCGTCAGTGTGGCGACGGTCGAGGACGGTCCCAAGCAACGGGTCCGGTCGGAGAGTTTTGCCGATCATTATAGCCAGGCGCGGCAATTCTATATCAGCCAGATGCCGATCGAGCAGAAGCATATCGGCGATGCGATCGTGTTCGAGCTGAGCAAGGTCGAGCGCCCCGACATCCGTTCGCGGACGGTATCGCATCTGCGCAATATCGATGAGGAACTGGCGGCGACGGTGGCGGATGGTTTGGGCATGGCCCTGCCGGAGCCTGCAAAAGCGGCGCGCGCCACGATCATGGACTTGCCGCCGTCCGATGCGCTGAGCATCCTCAAAAATGGCCCGGACAATTTCAAGGGCCGCAAGCTCGGTATCCTTTTGACCGATGGGGCCGATGCCAAGATGTTCGACGCGCTGGTCAAGGCGGTGGACAAGGAAGGCGCGGTGTATGAGGTGATTGCGCCCAAGATCGGTGGGGTCACCCTGTCCGATGGCACGGCGGTTGCGGCCAAGCAGAAAATCGATGGCGGGCCATCGGTACTCTATGATGCGGTTGCGGTGGTCGCTTCGGCGGATGGCGCAGCGTTGCTGGCGATGGATGCGGCGGCCAAGGACTTCGTCACCGACGCCTTTGCCCATTGCAAGTTTATGGGGCTTACGGCAGAGGCACAGATCTTGTTCGAAAAGGCGGGTATCGCCGACGATCTGGACGAGGGCTGCCTGCCGCTTGCTACAGCGAAAGACGCCACGAGCCTGCTGACCGCCTGTCGCGGGCTGCGCCATTGGCCACGGGAAATGACCGTGGATCTGGACGCCGTGCCCGACGCCTGA
- a CDS encoding Crp/Fnr family transcriptional regulator, whose translation MFTDRFLKGRRGVQLGAEERAVLEGAISEVRSIDARATIVSAGEPLSNSTLLIDGFMCRYLDDREGMRQLVAVQVPGDFVDLHAYPLKTLDHDVATLTAATVAIVPHRALDGINATMPELTRKLWFSTLLDAAIHRAWLFRLGRLDAVGRVAHFLSETNARLLPVGLSDGSRFALGITQNDIAEICGITNVHANRVLRQLREEGLCVFRSSLVDILDVRGLARRGQFNPDYLYIDPDMPPSSNESQAS comes from the coding sequence TTGTTCACGGATCGGTTTTTGAAAGGACGTCGGGGCGTCCAACTGGGCGCGGAAGAACGCGCTGTCTTGGAAGGCGCCATATCCGAAGTCCGCAGCATCGACGCGCGCGCTACCATCGTCAGCGCGGGCGAGCCCTTATCCAACAGCACATTGCTGATCGACGGCTTCATGTGCCGCTATCTCGATGACCGGGAAGGCATGCGCCAGCTCGTCGCGGTGCAGGTGCCGGGCGATTTCGTCGATCTCCACGCCTATCCGCTCAAGACGCTCGACCATGATGTCGCGACGCTAACCGCCGCGACTGTCGCGATCGTTCCCCACCGCGCTTTGGACGGCATCAACGCGACCATGCCGGAACTGACCCGCAAATTATGGTTCTCGACCCTGCTCGATGCCGCCATCCACCGGGCTTGGCTGTTCCGCCTCGGTCGGTTGGACGCGGTCGGTCGTGTCGCGCATTTTCTCAGCGAAACGAATGCCCGCCTTCTGCCCGTGGGCCTGAGCGACGGAAGCCGCTTTGCGCTGGGTATCACCCAGAATGACATCGCCGAAATATGTGGCATCACCAACGTCCACGCCAATCGCGTCCTGCGCCAGTTGCGCGAGGAAGGGCTCTGCGTCTTCCGCTCCTCGCTCGTCGATATTCTCGACGTCCGGGGTCTCGCCAGGCGGGGGCAATTCAACCCCGATTATCTCTACATCGATCCCGATATGCCCCCATCATCTAATGAAAGCCAAGCCTCATGA
- a CDS encoding extracellular catalytic domain type 1 short-chain-length polyhydroxyalkanoate depolymerase — MTRLSSTIIQLAKFRAMAHGASADPVKDRLDDLIAFGSNPGALRARIYVPANLAKGAALVVVLHGCTQNAAGYDHAAGWSQLADEQGFALLFPEQQRSNNPNLCFNWFSPVDSRRDSGEALSIRQMIDTMVSTHGIDQSRIFVTGLSAGGAMTSIMLACYPELFAGGAIIAGLPFGCAASVNDAFARMRGEGYPPDDRLPELVRAASGHQGPWPTISIWQGSADQTVAPSNADRILAQWQALHGVDSLPTEQAIIDGSPRRTWRDKKGMAVIESYEIVGMGHGTPLNTLGPDGHGNTAPYMLEAGISSTGQIAQAWGLMTAAPARKSAPTPGERIRPQPLHARQPTHKATGVSAIIEDALRKAGLMR, encoded by the coding sequence ATGACCCGTCTAAGTTCCACCATTATCCAACTCGCCAAATTCCGTGCGATGGCGCACGGCGCGTCGGCCGATCCGGTCAAGGATCGCCTGGACGACCTGATCGCCTTCGGCAGCAACCCCGGCGCCCTGCGCGCCAGAATCTATGTACCTGCAAATCTCGCCAAGGGCGCGGCGCTGGTCGTCGTCCTCCATGGCTGCACCCAGAATGCGGCGGGCTATGATCACGCCGCAGGCTGGTCGCAACTTGCCGACGAACAGGGCTTTGCGTTGCTGTTCCCCGAACAGCAGCGGTCGAACAATCCCAACCTCTGCTTCAACTGGTTCTCGCCCGTCGATTCCCGGCGCGATTCCGGCGAAGCGCTATCGATCCGCCAGATGATCGACACGATGGTCTCCACTCATGGCATCGACCAAAGCCGCATTTTCGTGACGGGCCTGTCGGCGGGCGGCGCGATGACCTCGATCATGCTGGCCTGCTACCCCGAACTGTTTGCGGGCGGCGCGATCATCGCTGGCCTTCCCTTCGGCTGCGCGGCCTCGGTCAACGACGCCTTCGCCCGCATGCGCGGCGAGGGCTATCCCCCTGACGATCGCCTGCCCGAACTGGTGAGGGCCGCGTCCGGCCATCAAGGACCATGGCCGACCATCTCCATCTGGCAGGGCAGCGCCGACCAGACCGTTGCCCCCTCCAATGCCGATCGCATCCTCGCCCAGTGGCAAGCGCTGCACGGCGTCGATAGCTTGCCCACCGAACAGGCGATCATCGACGGCAGCCCACGCCGCACCTGGCGCGACAAAAAGGGCATGGCGGTCATCGAGTCCTATGAGATTGTCGGCATGGGCCATGGCACGCCACTGAATACCTTAGGGCCCGACGGCCATGGCAACACCGCCCCCTATATGCTGGAAGCAGGCATCTCCTCGACCGGACAGATCGCACAAGCCTGGGGACTGATGACCGCCGCACCCGCCCGCAAATCCGCCCCCACGCCCGGCGAACGCATCCGGCCGCAACCCCTGCACGCCAGGCAGCCAACGCACAAGGCCACCGGCGTCAGCGCCATCATCGAAGACGCCTTGCGCAAGGCCGGACTGATGCGATGA
- a CDS encoding acyl-CoA dehydrogenase C-terminal domain-containing protein, with product MYSYVPPIDDYRFLLTHVLRFDEAMAEVGKDVDADLAITVLEEAGRLCADRLQPLNRDGDEQGSRLVDGAVITPPGFADAYREFVAAGWPALAASPDHGGQGLPFILQLWLDEMLSATNLSFGLFPGLTRGAVEAIIAHASEDLKAAYLAPLVSGEWTGAMALTESGAGTDLALLKTKAVPFGDGRHAVTGQKIFISSGDHDFGGNIIHLVLARLPDAPPGVKGISLFLVPKFLPDADGGFTIRNSMSVGALEKKMGIHAQPTCVMNYDEATGWLVGEPHRGLAAMFTMMNAERLMVGIQGLGIAGAAYGQAASYAKERLQGRSADGTRNPVAIIEHADVRRMLLTIRAFVEAGRALAGWTALQLDRAHAHPDAAERAKADALVALLTPVVKAAFTDMGFESAVQAQQVFGGHGYIREWGMEQYVRDARIAQIYEGTNGVQAMDLVARKLPLSGGAVVEGFFDLIAADLDAADLPIATRTREALGLLRNVTASLRGASVDASGAAAVDYLRLFALVAMGWMWTRMAAAAQDDTPLHTAKRSVAAFFAQRMLPQADALAASIMAGETTLMALEADAF from the coding sequence ATGTACAGTTACGTCCCCCCGATCGACGATTACCGCTTCCTGTTGACGCACGTCCTGCGCTTCGATGAAGCGATGGCCGAAGTTGGCAAGGATGTGGACGCCGACCTCGCAATCACCGTGCTGGAAGAGGCAGGCCGCCTCTGCGCCGACCGTCTCCAACCCCTGAACCGCGACGGCGACGAACAGGGGAGCCGACTGGTCGATGGCGCCGTCATCACGCCGCCGGGCTTTGCCGACGCCTATCGCGAGTTCGTGGCAGCGGGCTGGCCTGCGCTCGCCGCGTCGCCGGACCATGGCGGGCAGGGGCTGCCCTTCATCCTCCAACTGTGGCTCGACGAAATGCTCTCGGCCACCAACCTGTCCTTCGGCCTCTTCCCCGGCCTGACGCGCGGCGCGGTGGAAGCGATCATCGCCCATGCCAGCGAAGACCTCAAAGCCGCCTATCTCGCCCCGCTGGTCAGCGGCGAATGGACCGGCGCGATGGCGCTGACCGAAAGCGGCGCAGGCACCGATCTGGCCTTGCTCAAGACCAAGGCCGTGCCGTTCGGTGATGGCCGCCACGCCGTCACCGGCCAGAAAATCTTCATCTCGTCGGGCGATCATGATTTCGGCGGCAATATCATCCACCTCGTCCTCGCGCGCCTCCCCGACGCCCCGCCCGGCGTCAAGGGGATCAGCCTCTTCCTCGTCCCCAAATTCCTGCCCGACGCCGATGGCGGCTTCACCATCCGCAACAGCATGTCGGTCGGCGCGCTCGAAAAGAAGATGGGCATTCACGCCCAGCCCACCTGCGTCATGAATTATGACGAGGCGACCGGCTGGCTGGTCGGCGAACCGCATCGCGGCCTCGCGGCCATGTTCACGATGATGAACGCCGAACGGCTGATGGTCGGCATCCAAGGCTTGGGTATCGCTGGCGCAGCTTACGGTCAGGCCGCCAGCTACGCCAAGGAGCGGCTACAGGGCCGCAGCGCCGATGGCACGCGCAACCCGGTCGCGATCATCGAGCATGCCGATGTCCGCCGCATGCTGCTCACCATCCGCGCCTTTGTCGAGGCTGGCCGCGCGCTGGCAGGCTGGACCGCGCTCCAGCTTGATCGCGCCCACGCCCATCCCGATGCCGCCGAGCGCGCCAAGGCCGACGCGCTCGTCGCGCTGCTGACCCCGGTGGTCAAGGCGGCCTTCACTGACATGGGCTTTGAAAGCGCAGTGCAGGCGCAGCAGGTGTTCGGTGGTCATGGCTACATCCGCGAATGGGGCATGGAACAATATGTCCGCGACGCCCGCATCGCCCAGATTTACGAAGGCACCAACGGCGTGCAGGCGATGGATCTGGTCGCGCGCAAACTGCCCCTGTCCGGCGGCGCGGTGGTCGAGGGCTTTTTCGACCTGATCGCCGCCGATCTCGACGCCGCCGACCTGCCGATCGCAACCCGCACCCGCGAGGCGCTTGGCTTGTTGCGCAACGTCACCGCCTCGCTACGCGGCGCATCGGTCGATGCGTCGGGCGCGGCTGCGGTCGACTATCTGCGCCTCTTCGCCCTCGTCGCCATGGGTTGGATGTGGACCCGCATGGCCGCCGCCGCACAGGACGACACGCCGCTCCACACCGCCAAACGGTCCGTCGCCGCCTTCTTCGCCCAGCGGATGCTGCCCCAGGCCGATGCCCTGGCCGCCAGCATCATGGCCGGCGAAACCACGCTCATGGCGTTGGAAGCCGACGCTTTCTAG
- a CDS encoding Lrp/AsnC family transcriptional regulator, translating into MAISFDTTDRAILRLLKLNARRSNAEIAAEVGLSPSACHRRIRQLEAQGVIRGYTIVAGGRDDSPLVNVVVQVTLDRQTEDYLARFEHAVRQCPEIRECFLMTGAVDYWLRVEADSVDAYERIHSEILSRLPGVTRINSNIAMRDALRPRRGKGAG; encoded by the coding sequence ATGGCCATTTCCTTCGATACGACCGATCGCGCCATCCTGCGCCTGCTCAAGCTCAATGCGCGGCGGTCCAATGCCGAGATCGCGGCGGAGGTCGGGCTGTCGCCGTCCGCCTGCCACCGGCGCATCCGGCAATTGGAAGCGCAGGGCGTCATTCGCGGCTATACGATCGTCGCGGGCGGGCGCGATGACAGTCCGCTGGTCAATGTCGTGGTGCAGGTGACGCTGGATCGGCAGACCGAGGATTATCTCGCCCGGTTCGAACATGCGGTGCGGCAATGCCCGGAAATCCGCGAATGTTTCCTGATGACCGGCGCGGTCGATTATTGGCTGCGCGTCGAAGCGGACAGCGTGGACGCCTATGAACGCATCCATAGCGAGATATTGTCCCGCCTGCCCGGCGTGACGCGCATCAATTCCAACATTGCCATGCGCGATGCGTTGCGGCCACGCCGAGGCAAGGGCGCGGGCTAG